Genomic segment of Harmonia axyridis chromosome 6, icHarAxyr1.1, whole genome shotgun sequence:
ACTTCGACAACCGTGATCTAGATCACATCTCTATAAGATCTGCGTCGTCTTTAGAAAACATAATAGAATGTGAGGATAGACCATTCTATTCCACTTACGATGGCAAGAACGACATTAGAGTGCATGTCACAAAGGACGAGTGGGAAGAGAAGAAGAGAGAAGCTGTATTCAAGAATGAAACTCATGTCGCATGTCGAAACTCCCAAGTGAAACTGAGTTTGATGAGGGGAAAGAGGTATCTTTCACACTTGGATCCTACCAAAGCGAAAATAATAGAGATCGACTGCTCCAATGAGCTGGGTGAAATTAAGATATGCTACAAGAAGAGTGTACACAGCAAACCCTGCTTGTGCGAGCCTCCACATGTCTGCAAAGCTATTCAGTTGGAATCTAGTGAGCTTTCGTCTATCGACCTGAATAAGGAGGATAAATCACTGGATACCCATGAACTTTGTGCAGATTGTCGGGAATGTTTGCATAAACCCGAAACTTGCGAGAACTACGAAAAGTGCTTGGAAGAGGGCGTTTGTGCTAACAAGAAGAAAGTTATTATGTTCAACGAGAGCAATGAAGACGTCCAGACGGTAGAATTTTTCCATGTTCCACGGGCTTACAGATATAGAAGAAATCGATACCCTTATGAAGGTTTgtaaaaaacatatatttatgGAGTTAACTTTCTTATTTTTTGCTTTTGCAAAGTAAGAAGTTTAATGCTGAAGGCTTTCATCTTCAGACTGTCCAATAGTCTGAAAATTCCAGTAGTCTAGTAGACCAGACGCTTTAAGCTTTATGTCGCCTATTTGTAACTtctttaggtgtacaactttgcttccgccgttttgcaataaatggctgtagcggtaagtggtagtcgaaataaatagatcttaaatgtcatacaataagcttaggtatttgtaaatataacttatcgaaatattagtcgatttttgtctgcatcataaatttattctcgattgaaaagcttacgagccaaatcctcgtcatttgcgggaggttttaattttctgctttaatataaatatGCGGCTGATGCTCATAGAATGCGCTCAAATACCTATAATGGGGCCACTATCAACGAAAGAACGtcccgagagtggtttcaacgcttcaagaacttgatcaagactcgtgtcaaacgcaacaagccaCATCAAAATGCGTGAAAGTCATGGGactgattcagaaacaaggaaattgggtgccgtacgagttgaagccgcgatatgttgaacggcgtttgtttgcttatgaacagctgcttgcaaggcaaagacagaagggatttctgcatcgcattgtgtctggagaagaaaaatgggttcattacgattaatcccaagcgcagaaaattatggggatatcccggccatgccaaaccgaatattcacggtttcaaggtcatgatCGGTATTTGGAGGGACtagcttggcgtagtgtattatgagttgttaaaaccgacttaaACAATcccaggcgatcgttatcgaacgcactCAAttcgtttgagtcgagcattgaaagattttacagcatgataatgctcgaccctatgttACGAAAGTGGTTAAGACATGGAAATGGTGCCGTATTCTCCAATCGTTGCTTTCTCGGACTATAACTTTAAACAAAATTTAGTTCAATATTTCGaaatcttatgaaaaaaatttcaaataaaagtttttttatgAAGGATTAGAATCTGCACTAATAGTTATtgatgcaacaagtgcaaaaagtgaatgtttattgcactcgacgtgaaattgtccgacaaggccgttaggccgagttgtacaacacgtcgagtgcaataaacaatttttgcacgagttgcatacaacattttttctacgttcatgcaaaaagcaaaaaatgatttattgaggtgcggcactaggtgtaggaaaatgaaaagcgcaacttgaatactttattattaacatcgatttgcattgaaacaggaactaatacgtaaggaacaatttaactcaaactttatttttaccctcaatgttgaaagtgaatgaacaattggtgcaattttcaatatgaatatttcgtagtgaagtactttttaaatccacttcttgatttgttactgctgtaaacgtactagtacttggtaactgtacatcgttatttcattcaggctgaaatatttgtttgtcatgatgacagcacgttgaagtagaatgacagatgagtgcaataaaaactttattgcactagtgcaataaagaactccTTTCTCCTCTAAatttagttcaataaagttttgctttttgcatgaatgtagaaaaaaatgtagcttttcattaaaaaaaacttaAGTTGACTTTGAATTAACCTTGAAGTAAAGGTTTAATATGTTCATTTTGTTTTCCTCTTGATACCTTATAACTTCaagttgaaacattttttttaatttcatagtttttgaaataatttccagtCTCCAGTTAAATACCCCACCTGGTATAGGGTTCAATATCTGAATGTTTACCTTTATTATGTAatgaagtttaatttttttgtaatattttgacGAATAAACAATTTaatcaattaatgaaatttggtataggtATATAGATTGGGCCATGAGTGGTGGCACAACGAAGAAAGAGGGAGTGCTACATCCATTGGGGGTGTTTTTGTAGATGGGTTCTCAAAACCTTCACACGAAGCAGTactaaattttttccttttttcttaTTATGCAGAAACAAACCTTGACTGGAAAACATGCATAAATACTATCATATTTAGATTTCCTTTAATTCTCTTCTTTCGTTTCAGTTGCCGATGACAATAGTGAAGAATTCGAAAGCTCAGATGACAGCCTGGAAGAAACACTTCCACGTAGATCATATAAATATGCTAAGAAGAGGTATAACAGgaaaagaagaaataattatCGTCAGAAATAATCATATAGTTATTTCTGAAacgaataagtaaaaaaaaagttttatttgtGGTCAATATTatcgtttgaaattttgtgtacaATTTCgttttcttatgtcattttgtGATAAAGcaggaaataaaatattgatcaAATAATTGGAATCTCTCACTGCTGTTCTAGCTGAAAGATGAAAGTATTGATAAAGCCTACTACTTGATCAcagtttttttcagaattgtttCTGAAAAACTTTTACATAAAGGCGTACAGGCTCTAAGTCCTCTGCGATTAATGTTTATGCTACAATAAACATATCTAATCTACAAAAATAATCTCTTATTACATAAGGTATTAAGTATATAAATACAAATATCATCTGAATTTGAGGTAGATGACGTAAAATGTTTCTATGATATTCTTTATTATATTCCGTGTTTAACTTTCAATGTTTGTTTCATGATcttaaaacaaatcaaaattttattatgagTGAGCAAACTTCTtttgaaaacttcttcaaaaaaaggaaaattgcgGAGGCAAAGTTTTTCTCGTTTGAATACAACAGCTGATACTTCTAcaggtgaaaatcaatctcaagaagagtCTGTAAATTCATGTATGTAAGTACATTCGAAACcaatatccaatttttttttggtttataaCTCATTATCCCCTCCTAAGACTTATGTCTGAGTACGCCACTGTTCGACAGTGTTCTCATAGTTTTTTCCCAAATGAATCGAAACAAATTTTAATATATGACCAACACAAAAATAAAACTAttccattgaaatatttattctttcCAATATAGCATGAATAAATAGATGATCTTGATATAGAAAAAGTTTCTACTTTCAATAGCATCTAATTCAGGTTAAGTCTATAACCTTGAAGATTATGattctttattgaaaaatattacgaCAGTTCAATCgacaaatcaatatttgctatcTGTCGATAAGGTCCCCAATTCCACTTTTTCTTTTCCATACCTACTCATCAATGAAATCATCGAAAATCAATCTGAAAAGTAACAGGTAAATAAAGGAATcattataaaacaaattaaCATACCTCTCCAAACTAACACCGCTTCTAAAAGGAAAGCAACCGCATTCAAAAGAGATAATCCTGATTTTATGAAACCAAAGGTTTTTTCATCGCTATCAAAAGCTTTATAAAACTTGTGAAAATTAAGATATGCCGCTGCAGCAAAAAATGCAAAGCCAACTATAGCATAGAATATTTCAAGCCTGGAAGGAGCAGCTCCAGCTataaaaaattgtacataatgtatcttaaaaaatttcagattatttcaGTCTTACCAATAAAATATCCAACAATGATGATCAAGAATCCGGCAAATGCTGTAATGGATACAATTTCAGTGAAGAAATTGTATGTTCTAGATTGAGTATGTAATGATAAGCATAAAAGTGTGAGcgtctgaaaataaaaatttgcattATTAATTAATCTTTCCTGACGTTGATTGTCGACATTTTTTCCTCAATTATATCTTATTTCTTGTACTATCGATTGCTATTTTCAATAGctataaatatttgattaaaTTCCAAACATATTAGAATATTTTACTCCTAATAGTTTACATAATAAtagctacatttgttgttgtttcaaaaacaaaacgtgtattgataaaacaataTGTTTCGTTGAacaaaaatactgtgcaagcagAGCAATGGCTTGATAAATATTAGGTATTCAGACTCTGCCCCATCGACAGCAATGGTTGAAAATTGCTCCAGTCAAAGAAATTTggttctaatgaagaagtgattgctgaGGTTGAAGCAACTTCGAAAGAAATTCCATCTTTCTgcagaaaaactattgaaaagttagatAAATGATGGAGTACTTATGGGACACTatattgacgaataaagtcgaattttgaaAAGTGTGTTTTCACTGGTTAGACCCGAGAatcattgtgaaatatttttttgtttaaataaaGAAAGTTTTCatgaatcacaaaaaaaattactcactAACTGTATACTCTTCACAACATTTCTGTTAAGAGCCATATTGGTTATCTACCGAAAAGATTTACTTTAGGAAAAGTAACACTTTGTTTTTCTAACAAGTATCAATTCACAAACATCTAGAGCTTGTTAGTAACTGATCATATCACAATATTTGCACTTTACTCACTTAGGTGAGTAAAAATATTTATCAGATAGCTGTATCCCTACAATAATCAATTTATATGTGTTATTAGTTTGAATTTTGGCGATAAAATCATTTTGATCCTGATTATAAAGGTAATTTGTTGCTGACTTCTCGTATAGAGATTattaagggcatctaattttaaCATGagtctgcaaacgctttgttttttaGATGTGttttttcatagcaccttcccttcacaagatatttaacttgaattggcattaatattccaatttaaagttttcaacatgtgatatgctaattttgaatgcaaatctacagagaaATACTTTTCTGGAAGGGTTTCCactctttcctccagaactattttCTGGTGACCCACTgatagttcagaaaaatgtaaaaagaaactctgattCGGTACTACACTTTTCGGTTTCTTGTAGTGTTGTCGTATTTACTATcgatttctaaaaaaaattcaaatagctcTCTTGTAATCCACAGCAAAATCAAAACTATTATAAATATCAATTAAGTAAGCTgtgataaatgaattaattataagtttttttcttatttacccactctgtagcgaagattaatgaagattcgatagactggttaatcatcacaaaaaaggagGCTAACAAGAAACACCCAGTACCTCAACAACAAATCGTTTGCGAACTCATGATCATGAAACTTTTTATTCTCAAAagttatccaaggaatctctcattttccttcgtaactccaatttaggaacacccaatTCAAGATaataacaatcgaattggtaataaaaaaaatatttcgagtaatttggttcaaacttcatcctcattttctcacattacagatatgagtgaacgttgtcgtcaaaaaaattttgtttcgctTACCCccctaagaaaaaaaatgatctaCGCCCTTAGTCAGTATTTCACGCGGGCAATGAAGAACTGTGGCGGGCATGGCTGGATATTTAACTCCCTCGCAGCTAACAGCACTATGTATGTATgttccatagagtaatgaacatagatagatgaAGTATAcgcaacatggttagattacgttgtcggattgtgatatattttcaaatccacaattttaccatacctatcattatgaatgtatattatattgaatgaaatatttatttgaatgattctcgattgaatatgcaaatttgaatatttggaatccgatatttttcctatttgTCCAACTTATAattagcagaatattcattattttctgtttctacctgctgaaatccaaggtttggcaacttttgctctcctaatgtcatcggttgcTTCAtgtcatttggcgcgcttgaagtttgttttctgaatttctgatatatttaggtatttatttcgatatatttcgagttaatatgaaacgttgattcactatgggacataaaatgTGCGTTCTTAGTGaagaaactcgtgaattgagtgaaatttcgtatcactgatatgttttcattttcgcgcgcttcttgtcaaaaactgaaaatgacatatgttccctgtatctatgtttattactctgaggtagaTTCTTAACTATTTCTAGTGTTTCTGATAGTACCTATCATTATTAAGTCATAGTAATGTATAATCTCTTACTGAAATTCGAAAAACACATCATGATCGTCTCAATATTCCGCTTTCAAGGGGTAACAAATCATTAAGGCAAAATATCCACTGATTGGCTACGTCACAATGAGTCATCAACGTTTCTACCTTCGACCATTACATCATGGATTAAATGAAACAGCCATCATATCGTACCTTCGACTATCCAAACTCGTTATAGAAGTGATGTCACGAATGTGTGTCAGGGATCGAGTCAAGCTAGCAAACAAGACCACGCCATCCGATCCACGAGATATTGTTTTGTCGGACTGAATTTCACATCGCAGTCTACGCCAGAACTTCTTTAGTGCCGCCCGTTTCCAGACAATTCGTCTGATCGATATACTCGTTCAGTGCAAATTTTGAAGCAACAGATATTCTTCTTGATCAACAATGGCAATCAACAGAATTACCATCATCAAAGCTATTGAATTGGTatgtttgataaaaaaaacaacgtattcttgttttttttttctttttggatAATGGCTCGTTCGGGCTTTAAATGTCAAATCGGATTATTCTGTGATCGATTCTTTTCGCTGAGACACAtccctatttgaagaaaaaattgtctttcttTCTGTGAACAAGACTTGAATTGAATTGGTATCAGGTTGCCTCAATAAAACCCACGCTGAAGAAACTTGATAACTTTGTAGTTCAAAACCGAAATAATCATTTGTTATAATGGTTTCACCTGATCAATTCTTCttaatacagggttagaactatttagaaggaCACTATAGGGATATCGGAAACCGTACggaatacagggtggcttaaactACAAAAaggttgcgttatttagggatgagtgtgttggtataaacagatccaaaatatctccaatggttcccgagatattccgaagaaactaaaaatcgagattttctttttttctgtataactgacttgtttctggagataacttcacgaaattcgatttgtagccattatccaatatagagattcttattgtgtcgtcagatttttttttgttttccattgtttcagagatgcgatagtcattttttttcttatggacgccatattggttttccttatggggtaataaagaaaaaaattacgaattcatcaatgtatcacactctacaaaaatatctaatctggctacgcaaatttgaacttcctttttgttttttgtttaagtGGTAGGCTGGAGCCACCTCTTTTATCTCTccataaggagaaccaatatggcgtccataagaaaaaaaaaatgactgtcgtgtctctgaaacaatggaaaacagaaaaaatcagaCGCCCCCTTAGAATccctatattggataatggcaacaaattttgtgttatttatctccagaaacaaatgagttatattttggatctgtttataccaacacactcatccctaattaacgcaacttttttgtaatttaaaccaccctgtattttcaaCGGTTCTCaatatccctgtagtgtccctctaaatagttctaatccTGTATACTTATCATACGTTTCACTAAATGAAATTGTGTACAGAACCAGATTTGATTATGCGAGAaaattctatcaaaattttacaggGCTATGAAGCGATAAGAGGATATATTCGTCTTGATATCATCAAATGCATTGCTCATGATGTGTACTTTTATTGTACACTTGCATTCTCGTCAATTGTAGATCCACTTTCAAAATCCTTAAAGTTGATGATTCACATTGCGAAAGAATGTAATTCCTGGAGATATTAATAATGTCAAGAAAATTCAAGTCAAACTAAATCATTAATCGGAAAataaaatagagaaaaagagattcattgtttttctttttgttcgTTAGATATGTCATGTTATTTCACTTAAAAACAATAATTAGAGCAAAATAATACAAAGTGAAAACCGTCTGAAACAATTACTAGTAGGGATAGCCTTCGATAGCTCATGTCAATAAAGCTATTTTCATTAGACAAACACCAGAATCGCGTAAAGTGtatccaaaaatattgattccTTTCCTGCCTGACGTACTCGATTGAACTCAGTGCATTGTACCTGGGGTGTTCAAAAATAGcatcttaatttcaatatttactcAAATCTACAATTACAACCTATTGAGGTTAACTTCAAAGATAATTCCttcaattatttaattttg
This window contains:
- the LOC123681670 gene encoding uncharacterized protein LOC123681670, whose amino-acid sequence is MALNRNVVKSIQLTLTLLCLSLHTQSRTYNFFTEIVSITAFAGFLIIIVGYFIAGAAPSRLEIFYAIVGFAFFAAAAYLNFHKFYKAFDSDEKTFGFIKSGLSLLNAVAFLLEAVLVWRD